The following proteins are encoded in a genomic region of Brachypodium distachyon strain Bd21 chromosome 1, Brachypodium_distachyon_v3.0, whole genome shotgun sequence:
- the LOC100844935 gene encoding mixed-linked glucan synthase 2 codes for MAAVVTRRANARVEALDADAESGVHGRTTADSPVAKRVIDAKDDVWVAADEGGDMYSGTDASRPILFRTMKVKGSILHPYRFFILVRLVAIVAFFAWRIEHRNRDGVWLWATSMVADVWFGFSWLLNQLPKLNPVKRVPDLAALADSSSGSDDNLPGIDIFVTTVDPVDEPILYTVNTILSILATDYPVDKYACYLSDDGATLVHYEAMLEVANFAVLWVPFCRKHCVEPRAPESYFGMKTQPYIGGMAGEFMKDHRRVRREYDEFKVRIDSLSSTIRQRSDAYNNSGNKGPGLVRATWMADGTPWPGTWIEQAENHRKGQHAGIVQVILNHPSRKPQLGSPASKDSPIDFSNVDTRIPMLVYMSREKRPGYNHQKKAGAMNVMLRVSALLSNAPFVVNFDCDHYINNNQALRAPMCFMLDPRDGQNTAFVQFPQRFDDVDPTDRYANHNRVFFDGTMLSLNGLQGPSYLGTGTMFRRVALYGMEPPRWRADSIKLAGKSHDFGTSTSLINSMPDGAIQERSITPVVVDEPLANELAVLMTCAYEDGTSWGRDVGWVYNIATEDVVTGFRMHRQGWRSMYCSMEPAAFRGTAPINLTERLLQVLRWSGGSLEMFFSHSNALLAGRRLHPLQRVAYLNMSTYPIVTVFIFAYNLFPVMWLVSEQFYIQRPFGTYIVYLAAVISIIHVIGMFEVKWAGITLLDWCRNEQFYMIGATGVYPTAVLYMAMKLVTGKGIYFRLTSKQSDACSDDKFADLYTVRWVPLLIPTIVVLVVNVAAVGTAVGKAVAWGVFTDQAQHAMLGMVFNVWILVLLYPFALGIMGRWGKRPALLFVMLVMAIGAVALLYIMLHGARYPSELSEVAASLGKASLTGPSG; via the exons ATGGCTGCGGTAGTCACTCGCCGGGCCAATGCCCGTGTGGAGGCCctggacgccgacgccgagagCGGAGTGCACGGCCGCACAACGGCTGACTCGCCGGTGGCCAAGCGGGTCATCGACGCCAAGGACGACGTGTgggtcgccgccgacgagggaGGAGACATGTACTCCGGGACCGACGCCAGCCGGCCGATCTTGTTCCGGACCATGAAGGTCAAGGGCAGCATCCTTCATCCTTACAG GTTCTTCATTCTCGTGCGGTTGGTGGCCATCGTGGCCTTCTTCGCGTGGCGGATCGAGCACCGGAACCGGGACGGCGTGTGGCTCTGGGCCACGTCCATGGTGGCCGACGTCTGGTTCGGCTTCTCCTGGCTCCTCAACCAGCTCCCAAAACTCAACCCTGTCAAACGCGTCCCGGACCTCGCCGCACTCGCcgactcctcctccggctccgacGACAACCTCCCGGGCATCGACATCTTCGTCACCACCGTCGACCCCGTGGACGAGCCCATCCTCTACACCGTCAACACCATCCTCTCCATCCTGGCCACCGACTACCCCGTCGACAAGTACGCCTGCTACCTCTCCGACGACGGCGCCACGCTGGTGCACTACGAGGCCATGCTCGAGGTCGCCAACTTCGCCGTTCTCTGGGTCCCGTTCTGCCGGAAGCACTGCGTCGAGCCCAGGGCACCCGAGAGCTATTTCGGGATGAAGACGCAGCCGTATATTGGGGGTATGGCTGGGGAATTCATGAAGGATCATAGGAGAGTGAGAAGGGAATATGATGAGTTCAAGGTGAGGATTGACTCCCTTTCTAGCACCATTCGACAACGATCCGATGCGTACAATAACTCGGGCAACAAAGGACCTGGTCTTGTACGTGCGACTTGGATGGCTGACGGGACGCCGTGGCCCGGCACATGGATTGAGCAAGCTGAGAACCACCGAAAGGGACAGCACGCTGGGATTGTTCAG GTCATACTAAACCATCCAAGCCGTAAACCACAATTGGGATCACCAGCCAGCAAAGACAGTCCAATCGACTTCAGCAACGTCGACACGAGGATCCCCATGCTCGTCTACATGTCCCGGGAGAagcgccccggctacaaccaCCAAAAGAAGGCCGGCGCCATGAACGTGATGCTCCGCGTCTCCGCGTTGCTCTCCAACGCGCCATTCGTCGTCAACTTCGACTGCGACCACTACATCAACAACAACCAGGCTCTCCGTGCCCCGATGTGCTTCATGCTCGACCCGCGCGATGGACAGAACACGGCCTTCGTCCAGTTCCCGCAGCGCTTCGACGACGTGGACCCAACGGACCGCTACGCCAACCACAACCGCGTCTTCTTCGACGGCACCATGCTCTCCCTCAACGGCCTCCAGGGCCCCTCCTACCTCGGCACGGGCACCATGTTCCGCCGTGTCGCGCTCTACGGTATGGAGCCGCCACGCTGGAGAGCCGACAGCATCAAGCTCGCAGGCAAGTCACACGACTTCGGTACCTCGACGTCGCTGATAAACTCGATGCCGGATGGCGCCATCCAAGAGCGGTCTATCACACCGGTGGTTGTCGACGAGCCACTCGCCAACGAGCTGGCCGTCCTGATGACGTGTGCTTACGAGGACGGGACCTCGTGGGGCCGAGATGTCGGATGGGTGTACAACATCGCGACGGAGGACGTGGTGACCGGGTTCCGCATGCACAGGCAAGGGTGGCGCTCCATGTACTGCTCCATGGAGCCCGCCGCGTTCCGTGGCACAGCCCCAATCAACCTCACGGAGCGCCTCTTACAGGTGCTCCGCTGGTCGGGGGGATCCCTGGAGATGTTCTTCTCCCACAGCAACGCGCTCCTCGCGGGCCGCCGGCTCCACCCTCTGCAGCGGGTGGCCTACCTCAACATGTCCACCTACCCGATCGTGACGGTGTTCATCTTTGCGTACAACCTCTTCCCGGTCATGTGGCTCGTCTCGGAGCAATTCTACATCCAGAGGCCCTTCGGAACCTACATCGTGTACCTCGCCGCGGTGATCTCCATCATCCACGTCATCGGCATGTTCGAGGTGAAGTGGGCCGGGATCACGTTGTTGGACTGGTGCCGCAACGAGCAGTTCTACATGATCGGGGCCACGGGCGTGTACCCGACGGCGGTGCTGTACATGGCGATGAAGCTGGTGACCGGGAAGGGGATATACTTCCGGCTCACGTCCAAGCAGTCAGACGCATGCTCCGACGACAAGTTCGCGGACCTTTACACTGTCAGGTGGGTCCCATTGCTGATCCCGACCATCGTCGTGCTTGTGGTGAACGTCGCGGCGGTCGGGACGGCGGTGGGCAAGGCGGTGGCGTGGGGGGTTTTCACGGACCAGGCGCAGCACGCGATGCTCGGGATGGTGTTCAACGTGTGGATCCTCGTGCTCCTCTACCCGTTCGCGCTTGGGATCATGGGGCGGTGGGGCAAGAGGCCCGCCCTGCTGTTCGTCATGCTGGTCATGGCCATTGGCGCCGTGGCGCTCCTGTATATCATGCTCCATGGAGCACGGTACCCATCAGAATTGTCAGAAGTTGCGGCTTCTCTTGGTAAAGCATCGCTGACCGGGCCATCTGGGTAG